The Mycolicibacterium smegmatis genome has a window encoding:
- a CDS encoding MinD/ParA family ATP-binding protein produces the protein MSADYDRLFHSSEPGKPVDDATITVDRDAILKATAATPPVPAGEKPPADAPSGAMPVAPTQTQSAATPSRTAEPQVPPPMPPPPATAPQWPQNSMLRAPQQQQFGPGARHEQPATLPPPAQRLAPGPAPSQLSDIDPEISGAWRAGQAVPAPAQPGPTSAASMGNHRAIDALSHVGVKTNVKMPSQRGWRHWLYVMTRINLGLSPDEIYELDLHNRIRRNARDSYQIGVFGLKGGVGKTAVTVSLGSAMAKIRGDRILAIDADPDGGNLADRAGRQSAATIADLLADQELSRYNDIRAYTSMNSSNLEVLSSEDYSGAQREFNDDDWKGATAVVSRYYNLVLADCGAGLFQKATRGVLSTISGLVIVASASIDGARQAAVTMDWLRQNGYQDLLGRSCVVINHVTPGKPNVDVEDLVQQFERHVPPGRVIVLPYDKHIAAGTEIQLDLLSDTFQRRITELAAALSDDFDRLERR, from the coding sequence ATGTCGGCCGACTATGACCGGCTCTTCCATTCGTCCGAACCGGGCAAGCCGGTCGATGACGCCACGATCACCGTGGACAGAGACGCGATCTTGAAGGCCACCGCGGCGACGCCGCCGGTGCCGGCGGGGGAGAAACCGCCCGCCGATGCGCCTTCGGGGGCGATGCCCGTCGCGCCGACACAGACTCAGTCCGCGGCGACTCCGTCGCGGACCGCCGAACCGCAGGTGCCGCCGCCGATGCCGCCGCCTCCGGCCACCGCGCCGCAGTGGCCGCAGAACTCGATGCTGCGTGCCCCGCAGCAACAGCAGTTCGGCCCGGGTGCGCGTCACGAGCAGCCGGCGACGCTGCCGCCGCCCGCGCAGCGCCTGGCGCCCGGCCCGGCTCCGTCGCAGCTCAGCGACATCGATCCCGAGATCAGCGGCGCGTGGCGCGCCGGGCAGGCCGTGCCCGCACCCGCGCAGCCCGGTCCGACGTCGGCTGCGTCGATGGGTAATCACCGCGCGATCGACGCGCTTTCGCACGTCGGTGTGAAGACCAATGTGAAGATGCCGTCGCAGCGCGGTTGGCGCCACTGGCTCTACGTGATGACGCGCATCAACCTCGGCCTCTCGCCCGACGAGATCTACGAACTCGACCTGCACAACCGCATTCGCCGGAATGCTCGCGACAGCTACCAGATCGGCGTGTTCGGCCTCAAGGGTGGCGTCGGCAAGACCGCGGTGACCGTGTCCCTCGGCTCGGCCATGGCCAAGATCCGCGGCGACCGCATCCTCGCGATCGACGCCGATCCCGACGGCGGCAACCTGGCCGACCGCGCGGGCCGGCAGTCCGCGGCCACCATCGCCGACCTGCTCGCCGATCAGGAATTGTCGCGGTACAACGACATTCGCGCCTACACGAGCATGAACTCCTCGAACCTCGAAGTGTTGTCGTCCGAGGACTACAGCGGCGCACAGCGGGAGTTCAACGACGACGACTGGAAGGGCGCGACCGCCGTGGTGTCGCGCTACTACAACCTGGTGCTCGCCGACTGCGGCGCGGGCCTGTTCCAGAAGGCCACACGCGGTGTGCTGTCGACCATCTCGGGCCTGGTGATCGTGGCCAGCGCCTCGATCGACGGTGCACGGCAGGCCGCGGTGACCATGGACTGGTTGCGGCAGAACGGCTATCAGGATCTGCTCGGCCGGTCCTGCGTGGTGATCAACCACGTGACCCCGGGCAAGCCGAACGTCGACGTCGAGGATCTGGTGCAGCAGTTCGAGCGGCACGTTCCGCCCGGGCGTGTGATCGTGCTGCCGTACGACAAGCACATCGCGGCGGGCACCGAGATCCAGCTCGATCTGCTCAGCGACACCTTCCAGCGTCGCATCACCGAGCTGGCCGCGGCGCTGTCCGACGACTTCGACAGGCTTGAACGGCGTTGA
- the eccD gene encoding type VII secretion integral membrane protein EccD, with protein MTSTAAAADTSSVTPGRPSTTRVTILTGKRMTDLVLPATAPIETYIDETVSFLAELLEDAPKDVLAGFNFGEQGVWAFARPGAPPLKADESLDDAGVVDGSLLTLVSVSRTERYRPLVEDVIDAIAVLDESPVFDRTALKRFVGIALPVVAAIITVGTLISWTRSGHGWWWAVALGVLGLGLLGGSMAAKSRYNSLDMSESLLLAAAPVLAGAVGLAVPLPRGVDGLGAPQLAGAAAVVLLLTLATRGGPRKRAEVASFVAVTSIAVTAAAIAYGYGWQEWVPAGAIAFGLIIVTNSAKLTVAVARIALPPIPAPGEHVSNDELLDPVVTPDSIDDASPTWQAIIASVPESAARLQERSQLTRQLLVGFLSAGALILTVGAIAVVVQGHFFVHSMIVASLVTVICGFRSRLYAERWCAWALLAATVAVPTGLMIKLSWWWPDSAWIVMAIYTMLALVALIVVGATDGVRRVSPVTKRILELFDGAAIAAVIPLLLWIAGVYDLLRNLRLH; from the coding sequence TTGACCTCCACCGCTGCAGCGGCCGACACGTCGAGCGTGACCCCGGGGCGGCCGTCGACAACAAGGGTCACGATCCTCACCGGCAAGCGCATGACCGACCTGGTCCTGCCTGCCACCGCGCCCATCGAGACCTACATCGATGAGACGGTGAGCTTCCTCGCGGAGCTGCTCGAGGACGCCCCCAAAGATGTCCTCGCGGGGTTCAACTTCGGTGAGCAGGGAGTCTGGGCGTTCGCGCGCCCCGGCGCCCCGCCACTGAAGGCCGACGAATCGCTCGACGACGCAGGCGTGGTCGACGGATCGCTGCTCACGCTCGTGTCGGTCAGCCGCACCGAGCGGTACCGGCCGCTGGTCGAGGACGTGATCGACGCGATCGCGGTGCTCGACGAATCGCCGGTGTTCGACCGCACTGCGCTGAAACGCTTTGTGGGAATCGCACTTCCGGTCGTCGCGGCGATCATCACCGTCGGCACGCTGATCTCATGGACCCGCTCCGGGCACGGCTGGTGGTGGGCCGTCGCGCTCGGCGTCCTCGGTCTCGGCCTGCTCGGCGGCAGCATGGCCGCCAAGAGCCGCTACAACAGCCTCGACATGTCCGAGAGCCTGCTGCTCGCGGCGGCCCCCGTCCTCGCCGGTGCGGTGGGGCTCGCGGTGCCGCTGCCGCGTGGTGTCGACGGGCTCGGTGCGCCGCAACTGGCCGGCGCGGCGGCCGTGGTGCTGCTGTTGACGTTGGCGACCCGCGGCGGGCCCCGCAAGCGCGCCGAGGTCGCGTCGTTCGTGGCCGTGACCTCCATCGCCGTCACCGCGGCCGCCATCGCCTACGGCTACGGCTGGCAGGAGTGGGTGCCTGCCGGTGCCATCGCGTTCGGCCTGATCATCGTGACCAACTCGGCCAAACTCACCGTCGCCGTGGCCCGTATCGCCCTGCCGCCGATTCCCGCGCCCGGCGAGCACGTGTCCAACGACGAACTGCTTGACCCGGTCGTCACGCCCGATTCGATCGACGACGCGTCCCCGACGTGGCAGGCGATCATCGCTTCCGTGCCGGAATCGGCTGCGCGCCTGCAGGAACGCAGCCAGTTGACCCGCCAGCTGCTCGTCGGCTTCCTGTCGGCCGGTGCCCTGATCCTCACCGTCGGTGCGATTGCCGTCGTGGTGCAGGGGCACTTCTTCGTGCACAGCATGATCGTCGCGTCGCTGGTGACCGTCATCTGCGGTTTCCGGTCACGGCTGTACGCCGAAAGATGGTGCGCCTGGGCACTGTTGGCGGCCACCGTCGCCGTGCCGACGGGCTTGATGATCAAACTCAGTTGGTGGTGGCCGGATTCCGCGTGGATCGTGATGGCCATCTACACGATGCTGGCACTCGTCGCGCTCATCGTCGTCGGCGCCACCGACGGCGTCCGCCGCGTCTCCCCGGTCACCAAGCGCATCCTCGAGCTGTTCGACGGCGCGGCCATCGCCGCGGTGATCCCACTGCTGCTCTGGATCGCCGGCGTGTACGACCTGCTGCGAAATCTGCGGTTGCACTAA